A genome region from Macrobrachium rosenbergii isolate ZJJX-2024 chromosome 42, ASM4041242v1, whole genome shotgun sequence includes the following:
- the LOC136828152 gene encoding LOW QUALITY PROTEIN: DBH-like monooxygenase protein 1 (The sequence of the model RefSeq protein was modified relative to this genomic sequence to represent the inferred CDS: deleted 1 base in 1 codon) has protein sequence MAALNLLFLILTLSHGVMGHPTQMAPLTPMQLAHEITMDQLGNYVMKWTPRGDDIIFEVHVATTGYIGFGFSTNGGMRGSDIIVGGVDDVTGEVYLTDRHATGNTVPEVDSSQDVQLLGGFQNETHTALRFSRPWNTCDREGDLELSKVDTVRLIWAYGDSDPVGGDPMAIKYHSHRGSRSLYLNEPRLRIPDLGEDVKTWELRSPNLRLPDDMATVYWCKLFKIPHLSRKTHVIGYVPIISEDNIQHVHHILLYECHLPESDQYFEKWVDVEGAQCFGANMPLSWRYCTSPLVAWAIGGEGTFMPGHAGFPLGEEHGGATYFMMELHYDNPNLRKGIVDNSGLRIYYTENLRPHDAGILMLGHNVSPMQVIPPGQHWLTIGHCSSDCTSNNLPEKGVNVFAGILHAHLLGRNMTLRHIRDHKELPMIIRDLSYDFNFQENRNLKEELVVLPGDSLITECGLDSTSRTVPTFGGFGTYQEMCLAFLYYYPRVDLATCGSELSVKSLFYALGIKDARVQQGQKVGSPNEFGIDLDAETKLAEGLKARSMESRIQKLELVYLLRGIIIKAPAKYENRSLFDIVTSEESWKDESVVQRLKAVSVKGEHKQQCGLKTTYRGSRNQDEVTITYPEFTPLPAPENKMCHGDNEIGSDSQV, from the exons gtGGCTACTACGGGTTATATTGGCTTTGGATTTTCGACCAACGGTGGAATGCGAGGCTCTGATATCATTGTTGGCGGAGTGGATGACGTCACTGGAGAGGTCTACTTAACA GATCGCCACGCAACTGGAAACACGGTTCCAGAGGTCGATTCGTCCCAGGACGTCCAGCTTTTGGGAGGATTTCAGAATGAGACCCACACAGCCCTCAGGTTTTCTCGTCCTTGGAACACCTGTGATAGAGAAGGGGATTTGGAACTGAGT AAAGTAGACACAGTCCGCCTCATCTGGGCCTATGGAGATTCAGACCCCGTGGGAGGAGATCCTATGGCAATTAAGTACCATTCTCACAGAGGCAGCAGGAGTTTATACCTGAACGAACCGCGTCTTCGAATCCCTGATTTGGGAGAGGACGTGAAGACTTGGGAACTACGGTCACCTAAC CTGAGGCTCCCAGACGATATGGCAACTGTGTATTGGTGCAAACTCTTCAAGATTCCTCATCTTTCTCGCAAGACTCATGTTATTGGG TATGTACCCATCATATCCGAGGACAACATCCAACATGTCCACCACATCCTTCTGTACGAGTGTCATCTCCCAGAAAGCGACCAATATTTCGAAAAGTGGGTCGACGTAGAAGGAGCCCAATGCTTCGGTGCCAATATGCCCCTCTCCTGGAGGTACTGCACCAGTCCCCTGGTAGCCTGGGCTATTGGAGGGGAAG GGACCTTTATGCCAGGACACGCTGGTTTCCCACTGGGAGAGGAACACGGGGGGGCTACGTACTTCATGATGGAGTTGCATTACGACAATCCTAATCTCAGGAAAG GCATAGTTGACAATTCCGGCCTGAGAATTTACTATACAGAGAACCTGCGTCCACATGATGCTGGCATATTGATGCTGGGTCACAATGTGTCACCTATGCAAGTAATACCCCCAGGTCAACATTGGCTGACTATTGGGCATTGTAGCAGTGACTGTACTAGCAAT AATCTTCCTGAAAAAGGGGTCAATGTTTTTGCTGGCATCCTTCACGCACATCTTTTGGGCAGAAATATGACGCTGAGACACATCAGAGATCATAAGGAATTACCCATGATTATACGAG atctCAGCTACGACTTCAACTTCCAAGAGAACAGGAATCTCAAAGAGGAATTGGTTGTACTGCCCGGAGATTCCCTGATTACC GAATGCGGACTGGACTCAACATCACGCACCGTTCCCACTTTT ggAGGATTCGGAACGTATCAGGAGATGTGTCTAGCTTTTCTGTATTATTACCCCAGAGTGGATTTGGCTACCTGTGGCTCAGAGCTCTCCGTCAAGAGTCTCTTCTATGCCCTGGGCATAAAGGATGCCCGTGTGCAACAGGGACA GAAGGTTGGATCGCCCAACGA GTTCGGAATCGATCTGGACGCGGAGACTAAACTGGCGGAAGGGCTGAAAGCAAGGAGTATGGAATCCAGAATACAAAAACTGGAACTTGTCTATCTGCTGCGTGGCATCATCATCAAAGCTCCTGCTA AGTATGAAAACCGTTCGCTCTTCGACATCGTCACTTCGGAGGAATCCTGGAAAGACGAATCGGTGGTCCAGCGCCTGAAGGCGGTTTCGGTGAAGGGGGAACACAAACAACAGTGTGGTCTCAAGACCACTTACCGAGGCTCAAgg aATCAGGACGAGGTAACAATAACTTATCCGGAATTCACGCCTCTCCCGGCTCCAGAAAATAAGATGTGTCATGGAGATAATGAAATAGGATCTG ATTCGCAGGTGTAA